The Saccharomonospora glauca K62 genome has a segment encoding these proteins:
- a CDS encoding DUF3592 domain-containing protein yields the protein MRTVGPERAGEAALQARREHVLRLGSWGVLGAASVITLLGVVLVMGAFRNDQLIAENHGTATALVEQVMFDRTLIRYETPDGVSHSPENGVLYPDGLTAGQLVRIEYDTTDPELAKVAERTWLLTLLPVSTTLLVTWLVAAPLAWFLRSRLRALTTVRESTVGAAR from the coding sequence GTGAGGACGGTCGGCCCCGAGCGCGCCGGGGAAGCAGCGCTTCAGGCGCGGCGTGAGCACGTGTTACGCCTCGGCTCCTGGGGCGTGCTCGGGGCCGCTTCGGTGATCACTCTGCTCGGAGTGGTGCTCGTCATGGGCGCCTTTCGCAACGACCAGCTGATCGCCGAGAACCACGGCACGGCCACGGCCCTGGTCGAACAGGTGATGTTCGACCGCACCCTCATCCGGTACGAGACCCCCGACGGCGTGTCGCACAGTCCCGAGAACGGGGTGCTCTACCCGGACGGTCTGACCGCCGGACAGCTCGTACGCATCGAGTACGACACCACCGACCCCGAACTCGCCAAGGTCGCCGAGCGCACATGGCTGCTCACCCTGCTTCCCGTGTCGACGACCCTGCTGGTCACCTGGCTCGTGGCCGCCCCCCTGGCGTGGTTCCTGCGCTCCCGACTGCGCGCTCTGACCACGGTGAGGGAATCAACGGTCGGGGCAGCTCGCTGA
- a CDS encoding demethylmenaquinone methyltransferase: MARASLDKNPADVAAMFDGVAKRYDRANSVMTFGFDRRWRVITGRALDARPGEKVLDLAAGTGVSTEEYARGGAWCVAADFSLGMLKGGRHRGLPMVAADALRLPFADDSFDAVTITFGLRNFVDTKAALVEILRVVKPGGRLIVCEASTPPFAPIRFVYRKFALRLMTWFGRRVSSNPEAYSYLFESMLTWPDQRRLAEIIADSGWRGVEWMNLTFGVVAIHRAWKPKADS; encoded by the coding sequence ATGGCCCGAGCGAGCCTGGACAAGAACCCAGCCGACGTCGCGGCGATGTTCGACGGCGTCGCCAAGCGCTACGACCGCGCGAACTCGGTGATGACGTTCGGCTTCGACCGGCGATGGCGCGTCATCACGGGTCGAGCGCTCGACGCCCGCCCCGGCGAGAAGGTGCTCGACCTCGCCGCCGGTACGGGAGTGTCCACAGAGGAGTACGCCAGGGGCGGTGCGTGGTGCGTCGCCGCCGACTTCTCGCTCGGCATGCTCAAGGGCGGGCGGCACCGCGGGTTGCCGATGGTGGCCGCCGACGCGCTGCGACTGCCGTTCGCGGACGACTCGTTCGACGCCGTCACGATCACGTTCGGGCTGCGGAACTTCGTCGACACCAAGGCGGCGCTCGTCGAGATCCTGAGGGTGGTCAAGCCGGGCGGCAGGCTGATCGTGTGCGAGGCGTCGACCCCGCCGTTCGCGCCGATCCGCTTCGTCTACCGCAAGTTCGCGCTGCGCCTGATGACCTGGTTCGGCCGGAGGGTGTCGTCGAACCCGGAGGCGTACTCGTACCTGTTCGAGTCCATGCTGACCTGGCCCGATCAGCGGCGCCTGGCGGAGATCATCGCCGACTCCGGCTGGCGTGGCGTCGAGTGGATGAACCTCACATTCGGCGTGGTGGCCATCCACCGTGCATGGAAGCCCAAAGCCGACTCGTAG
- a CDS encoding geranylgeranyl reductase family protein — MTHDAQVIVVGAGPAGSTAATYLARAGVDVLLLEKTSFPREKVCGDGLTPRGVKQLIDLGIDTSREAGWVHSRGLRILTGELTLELDWPELTAYPPYGVMRTRRDFDELLARTAVKAGARLLERTAVTGAITDERTGRVVGVRAKQGPERKPVSYHAPLVLACDGVSARLALSVGIQKNDSRPMGVAVRRYYRSPRHDDAYIEGHLELWDRRDPRNPQLLPGYGWAFPLGDGTVNVGLGMLSTSKSFRNIDYRALLRSWLDSTPEEWGYREENAVGRIGGAGIPMGFNRTPHYRDGLLLLGDAGGMVSPFNGEGIAAAMESAKLAAEHVVQALARPEGASRERALRGYPRAVADLMGGYYRLGNLFAKAIGHPKVMRAATKYGLRIRPLIPLVFKGLSGCYDPKGGDVVDRLVATLSRLAPAPR, encoded by the coding sequence ATGACTCACGACGCCCAGGTCATCGTCGTCGGTGCGGGTCCGGCGGGCTCCACGGCGGCCACCTATCTCGCCCGCGCGGGCGTCGACGTGCTCCTTCTGGAGAAGACGAGCTTCCCTCGCGAGAAGGTGTGTGGTGACGGTCTCACGCCGCGAGGCGTCAAGCAGCTCATCGACCTCGGCATCGACACCAGCCGCGAGGCGGGCTGGGTGCACAGCAGGGGGCTGCGCATCCTCACCGGCGAGCTGACCCTGGAGCTCGACTGGCCCGAGCTGACGGCCTACCCGCCTTACGGTGTGATGCGTACTCGCCGTGACTTCGACGAGCTGCTCGCGAGGACAGCCGTCAAGGCAGGGGCGCGACTGCTGGAGCGCACCGCGGTGACCGGGGCGATCACCGACGAGCGCACCGGTCGAGTCGTCGGGGTGCGAGCCAAGCAGGGACCCGAGCGCAAGCCGGTCTCCTACCACGCGCCGTTGGTGCTGGCCTGCGACGGAGTGTCCGCGCGGCTGGCGCTCTCGGTGGGCATCCAGAAGAACGACAGCAGGCCGATGGGCGTCGCCGTGCGTCGTTACTACCGCAGCCCCCGTCACGACGACGCCTACATCGAGGGGCATCTGGAGCTGTGGGACCGCAGGGACCCGCGGAACCCGCAGTTGCTCCCCGGCTACGGGTGGGCCTTCCCACTCGGCGACGGAACGGTGAACGTCGGGTTGGGGATGCTGTCGACCTCGAAGTCGTTCCGCAACATCGACTACCGGGCGTTGCTGCGTTCGTGGCTCGACTCGACGCCCGAGGAGTGGGGCTACCGCGAGGAGAACGCGGTGGGCCGTATCGGCGGTGCCGGTATCCCGATGGGTTTCAACCGCACCCCGCACTATCGCGACGGACTTCTGCTGCTCGGCGACGCGGGCGGCATGGTGAGTCCTTTCAACGGCGAGGGCATCGCGGCCGCGATGGAGTCGGCCAAGCTGGCGGCGGAGCACGTGGTCCAGGCGCTCGCGCGTCCGGAAGGGGCGTCTCGTGAGCGTGCCTTGCGGGGCTATCCGCGTGCGGTCGCGGACCTGATGGGCGGCTACTACCGGCTCGGCAACCTCTTCGCCAAGGCCATCGGCCACCCGAAGGTCATGCGCGCGGCCACCAAGTACGGGCTGCGGATCAGGCCGTTGATCCCCTTGGTGTTCAAGGGGCTCTCCGGTTGCTACGACCCGAAGGGCGGCGACGTCGTCGACCGGCTCGTGGCCACGTTGTCACGCCTCGCGCCCGCGCCTCGCTGA
- a CDS encoding NADH-quinone oxidoreductase subunit A, translating into MISSVSATEVLAQESADSGLGVFLPLVLLFGLALAFALFSVLLGPLLGPSRYNKAKLSAYECGIEPSPQPLVGGGRMPIAYYVTAMLFILFDIEMVFLFPYAVSADFLGLWGVAAVSLFIATFFIADIYVWRRGGLDWN; encoded by the coding sequence GTGATCTCCTCGGTGTCCGCGACGGAGGTTCTGGCGCAGGAGAGCGCGGATTCCGGCCTCGGCGTTTTCCTGCCTCTGGTGTTGCTGTTCGGGCTCGCGCTCGCGTTCGCGCTCTTCTCCGTCCTGCTCGGACCACTGCTGGGCCCCAGTCGGTACAACAAAGCCAAGCTCTCCGCGTACGAATGCGGTATCGAACCGTCCCCGCAGCCGCTGGTGGGCGGTGGCCGCATGCCCATCGCCTACTACGTGACGGCGATGCTGTTCATCCTCTTCGACATCGAGATGGTGTTCCTCTTCCCCTACGCCGTGTCGGCGGACTTCCTGGGGTTGTGGGGAGTCGCCGCCGTCTCGTTGTTCATCGCGACGTTCTTCATCGCCGACATCTACGTGTGGCGGCGCGGCGGGCTGGATTGGAACTGA
- a CDS encoding NuoB/complex I 20 kDa subunit family protein gives MGLEEKLPNGFLLTTLESVVNWARKNSMWPATFGLACCAIEMMTTGGSRYDISRFGMERFSATPRQADLMIVAGRVTQKMAPVLRQVYDQMPEPKWVLAMGVCASSGGMFNNYAVVQGVDHIVPVDMYLPGCPPRPEMLLDAILKLHAKVQNEPLGPRRAAALAESGKKTEIIPSSIKYAKK, from the coding sequence ATGGGTCTGGAAGAGAAGCTCCCGAACGGATTCCTGCTGACGACGCTGGAGAGCGTGGTCAACTGGGCCCGCAAGAACTCGATGTGGCCCGCCACGTTCGGCCTCGCCTGCTGTGCGATCGAGATGATGACCACCGGTGGGTCGCGCTACGACATCTCACGGTTCGGCATGGAGCGCTTCAGCGCCACGCCTCGGCAGGCCGACCTCATGATCGTCGCGGGCCGGGTCACGCAGAAGATGGCTCCGGTCCTGCGTCAGGTCTACGACCAGATGCCTGAGCCGAAGTGGGTGCTCGCCATGGGCGTGTGCGCCTCCTCGGGCGGGATGTTCAACAACTACGCCGTCGTGCAGGGTGTCGACCACATCGTCCCGGTCGACATGTACCTGCCCGGTTGTCCGCCGAGGCCGGAGATGCTGCTCGACGCGATTCTCAAGCTGCACGCCAAGGTGCAGAACGAGCCCTTGGGACCCCGGCGCGCGGCCGCGTTGGCCGAGAGCGGGAAGAAGACGGAGATCATCCCTTCGTCGATCAAGTACGCGAAAAAGTGA
- a CDS encoding NADH-quinone oxidoreductase subunit C — protein sequence MGMPDEKPETGGELSSAEHSENGLRPQGAEPAAAAEPVIAGRERRGMFGVSGSGDTSGYGGLRLPAYSPPPAERPYGGWFDDFADEFYAALSDNGIPAEAIQQVTIDRGEITFYVRREHLVEICRTLRDDPGLRFEVCTSVSGVDYGVDVPQRLHSVYQLLSMTYRRRIRLEVTLDVDDPHVPSIVEVYPTADWHEREAYDMFGIVYDGHPALTRILMPDDWEGHPQRKDYPLGGIPVEYKGAEIPPPDTRRSYS from the coding sequence ATGGGCATGCCTGACGAGAAGCCAGAGACCGGCGGCGAGTTGTCGAGCGCCGAACACAGCGAGAACGGGCTGCGCCCGCAGGGAGCCGAGCCGGCCGCGGCCGCGGAACCGGTGATCGCGGGCCGGGAACGCCGCGGCATGTTCGGGGTGTCGGGCAGCGGTGACACCTCGGGGTACGGCGGTCTGCGGCTGCCCGCGTACTCGCCACCGCCCGCCGAGCGGCCGTACGGCGGCTGGTTCGACGACTTCGCCGACGAGTTCTACGCCGCCCTGTCGGACAACGGGATTCCGGCCGAGGCGATCCAGCAGGTCACCATCGACCGCGGCGAGATCACGTTCTACGTGCGACGCGAGCACCTGGTGGAGATCTGCCGGACCCTGCGCGACGATCCGGGACTGCGGTTCGAGGTGTGCACCTCCGTGTCCGGTGTGGACTACGGCGTCGACGTGCCGCAGCGGCTGCACTCGGTGTACCAGCTGTTGTCGATGACCTACCGGCGGCGAATCCGGCTGGAGGTCACGCTGGATGTCGACGACCCGCACGTGCCGTCCATTGTGGAGGTGTATCCGACGGCCGACTGGCACGAGCGGGAGGCCTACGACATGTTCGGAATCGTCTACGACGGGCACCCGGCCCTGACCCGGATCCTCATGCCGGACGACTGGGAAGGCCACCCACAACGCAAGGACTACCCGCTGGGCGGAATCCCGGTGGAGTACAAGGGCGCGGAAATCCCGCCGCCCGACACGCGGAGGTCCTACTCATGA
- a CDS encoding NADH-quinone oxidoreductase subunit D: MTTSDRIADASTGTDTTAEGADSTRYAEHRDTTEGRVYTVVGGDWDDVLSDATQAERMVINMGPQHPSTHGVLRLVLEMEGETVTQLRSVIGYLHTGIEKNCEYRTWTQGVTFVTRMDYLSPLFNEMGYCLGVEKLLGIEVPRRAQLLRIMLMELNRLASHFVYIATGGMELGSTTAMTLGFREREEVLHLLEHLTGLRMNHAFIRPGGLAQDMPEDFHEKVTEFCKVMDKRLPLYDKLFTGQPIWRNRLKGVGFLPLDACLALGVTGPVLRSAGLPWDLRKVEPYSGYDEIDFEVPTSTDADCWARYLLRVEEMHQSLRIIRQVLKMLEPGPVMVEDRKIAWPAQLSVSSDGLGNSLEHVRKIMGQSMESLIHHFKLVTEGFRVPPGQVYSAVESPRGELGFHLVSDGGTRPLRVHVREPSFVNLQAMPAMAEGGLVADVIAAIASIDPVMGGVDR, from the coding sequence ATGACCACGAGCGACCGCATCGCCGACGCGAGCACCGGCACCGACACCACGGCCGAGGGCGCCGACAGCACCCGCTACGCCGAGCACCGTGACACCACCGAAGGCCGCGTCTACACGGTCGTGGGTGGTGACTGGGACGACGTCCTCTCGGACGCCACCCAGGCCGAACGCATGGTCATCAACATGGGGCCGCAGCACCCGTCCACACACGGGGTGCTCCGGCTCGTCCTGGAGATGGAGGGCGAGACCGTCACCCAGCTCCGGTCGGTGATCGGCTACCTCCACACCGGGATCGAGAAGAACTGCGAGTACCGGACGTGGACCCAGGGCGTCACGTTCGTGACCCGCATGGACTACCTCTCCCCGCTGTTCAACGAGATGGGCTACTGCCTCGGGGTGGAGAAGCTCCTCGGCATCGAGGTGCCCCGGCGGGCGCAGCTCCTGCGAATCATGCTCATGGAGCTCAACCGCCTGGCCTCGCACTTCGTCTACATCGCCACCGGTGGCATGGAGCTGGGGTCGACCACCGCCATGACGCTCGGCTTCCGGGAGCGCGAGGAGGTACTGCACCTGCTCGAACACCTGACGGGGCTGCGCATGAACCACGCGTTCATCCGCCCCGGTGGGCTCGCGCAGGACATGCCGGAGGACTTCCACGAGAAGGTCACCGAGTTCTGCAAGGTGATGGACAAGCGCCTCCCGCTGTACGACAAGCTGTTCACCGGACAGCCGATCTGGCGCAACCGTCTCAAGGGTGTCGGTTTCCTCCCACTGGACGCGTGCCTGGCGCTGGGCGTCACCGGACCGGTGCTGCGCTCGGCCGGACTCCCGTGGGACCTGCGCAAGGTGGAGCCCTACTCGGGGTACGACGAGATCGACTTCGAGGTCCCCACGTCCACCGACGCCGACTGCTGGGCCCGTTACCTGCTGCGGGTCGAGGAAATGCACCAGTCCCTGCGGATCATCCGCCAGGTGCTGAAGATGCTGGAGCCCGGCCCCGTGATGGTGGAGGACCGCAAGATCGCGTGGCCCGCCCAGTTGTCGGTCTCCAGCGACGGCTTGGGCAACTCCCTCGAACACGTCCGCAAGATCATGGGCCAGTCGATGGAGTCGCTCATCCACCACTTCAAGTTGGTCACCGAAGGCTTCCGGGTTCCGCCGGGCCAGGTGTACTCGGCGGTGGAGTCGCCGCGAGGCGAACTCGGCTTCCACCTCGTGTCCGACGGCGGTACCCGACCGCTTCGCGTCCACGTGAGGGAACCGAGCTTCGTGAACCTGCAAGCGATGCCCGCCATGGCGGAAGGCGGCCTCGTCGCCGACGTCATCGCGGCCATCGCCTCGATCGACCCGGTGATGGGGGGAGTGGACCGATGA
- the nuoE gene encoding NADH-quinone oxidoreductase subunit NuoE translates to MTTPSQQPSKTPEPGARPAEQTYAAASEDVDVKAISPVADEEPKGESQLSDPFGPEVEAEAKELVARYPQARSALLPMLHLVQSVQGYVSQEGIAFCARQLDLTEAEVSAVATFYTMYKRKPCGQHLVSVCTNTMCAMLGGDEIYRTLSEHLGEDGKPLGHEETAGEPGEPGSITLEHAECLAACDFGPVVQVNYEYFDNQTPDKAVELVDALRRGEKPQPTRGAPLTDFRSVERQLAGFFPEEEDVFRSDVDGPSQAVETLRGAQLAADRGWTAPMMPDDAPLPEVEAK, encoded by the coding sequence ATGACCACGCCGTCGCAGCAGCCGTCGAAGACACCGGAGCCCGGGGCCCGGCCCGCCGAGCAGACCTACGCCGCTGCCTCGGAGGACGTCGACGTCAAGGCCATCTCGCCGGTCGCCGACGAGGAACCGAAGGGCGAGTCGCAGCTTTCCGACCCGTTCGGCCCCGAGGTCGAGGCCGAGGCGAAGGAACTCGTGGCCCGCTACCCGCAGGCGCGCTCGGCTCTGCTGCCGATGCTGCACCTCGTGCAGTCGGTGCAGGGTTACGTCAGCCAGGAGGGCATCGCGTTCTGCGCCCGGCAGCTCGACCTCACCGAGGCCGAGGTCAGCGCGGTCGCCACCTTCTACACGATGTACAAGCGCAAGCCGTGCGGGCAGCACCTCGTGAGCGTGTGCACGAACACGATGTGCGCGATGCTGGGAGGCGACGAGATCTACCGCACGCTGTCCGAACACCTCGGTGAGGACGGCAAGCCCCTCGGCCACGAGGAGACGGCGGGCGAACCGGGGGAGCCCGGCTCCATCACGTTGGAGCACGCGGAATGCCTGGCCGCCTGCGATTTCGGGCCGGTCGTCCAGGTCAACTACGAGTACTTCGACAACCAGACCCCCGACAAGGCGGTCGAGTTGGTCGACGCGTTGCGGCGCGGCGAGAAACCGCAGCCGACCCGCGGTGCGCCGTTGACCGACTTCCGGTCCGTGGAACGTCAGCTCGCCGGGTTCTTCCCCGAGGAGGAGGACGTTTTCCGCTCCGATGTGGACGGACCTTCCCAGGCCGTCGAGACGCTGCGGGGAGCACAGCTCGCCGCGGATCGCGGTTGGACGGCGCCGATGATGCCGGATGACGCTCCGTTGCCGGAGGTGGAGGCGAAATGA
- the nuoF gene encoding NADH-quinone oxidoreductase subunit NuoF, protein MTADPLTPVLTKRWLSPQSWRLATYEKLEGYTALRKALSGTPEQLVQLVKDAGLRGRGGAGFPTGVKWSFMPPNEDKPHYLVINADEGEPGTCKDIPLMMADPHSLIEGCIIASYAMRVHRCFIYVRGEALHPIRRLNSAVREAYQAGYLGKNILDSGYDLDITVHAGAGAYICGEETALLDSLEGRRGQPRLKPPFPAASGLYAAPTTVNNVETIASVPYIVNGGAEWFRKMGTEKSPGPKIYSISGHVERPGQYEAPLGTTLRQLLELAGGMKDGIPLKFWTPGGSSTPLFTAEHLDVPLDFEGAAEAGSMLGTTAVQVFNETVSVPWAVMKWTKFYEHESCGKCTPCREGTYWLAQILERMVEGRGTEEDIDTLLDICDNILGRSFCALGDGATSPITSAIKYFRDEFVELCEKNRARSPELVGAS, encoded by the coding sequence ATGACAGCGGATCCCCTGACCCCGGTACTGACGAAGCGCTGGCTTTCGCCGCAGTCGTGGCGACTGGCGACCTACGAGAAGCTCGAAGGCTACACGGCGTTGCGCAAGGCGCTGTCCGGTACGCCGGAGCAACTCGTGCAGCTGGTGAAGGACGCCGGACTGCGGGGCCGTGGCGGCGCCGGGTTCCCGACGGGCGTGAAGTGGTCGTTCATGCCGCCGAACGAGGACAAGCCCCACTACCTCGTGATCAACGCGGACGAGGGGGAGCCGGGCACCTGCAAGGACATCCCGCTGATGATGGCCGACCCGCACTCGCTCATCGAGGGCTGCATCATCGCCTCCTACGCCATGCGGGTGCACCGCTGCTTCATCTACGTGCGCGGCGAGGCGCTGCACCCCATCCGCAGGCTCAACTCGGCCGTCCGTGAGGCGTACCAGGCGGGCTACCTCGGCAAGAACATCCTCGACAGCGGGTACGACCTCGACATCACGGTGCACGCGGGAGCGGGCGCCTACATCTGTGGTGAGGAGACGGCGCTGCTCGACTCGCTGGAGGGACGCCGGGGGCAGCCCAGGCTCAAGCCGCCGTTCCCCGCGGCCTCGGGTCTGTACGCCGCGCCCACCACGGTGAACAACGTCGAAACCATCGCGAGCGTTCCCTACATCGTCAACGGGGGCGCCGAGTGGTTCCGGAAGATGGGCACGGAGAAGTCGCCCGGCCCGAAGATCTACTCGATCTCCGGGCACGTGGAACGGCCGGGGCAGTACGAGGCCCCGCTCGGCACCACGCTCCGGCAACTGCTGGAGCTGGCGGGCGGCATGAAGGACGGCATCCCGCTGAAGTTCTGGACACCGGGTGGTTCGTCCACACCGCTGTTCACCGCCGAGCATCTCGACGTGCCGCTGGACTTCGAGGGTGCCGCCGAGGCGGGCTCGATGCTCGGGACCACGGCCGTGCAGGTGTTCAACGAGACGGTCTCGGTGCCCTGGGCCGTGATGAAGTGGACGAAGTTCTACGAGCACGAGTCCTGTGGCAAGTGCACTCCGTGCCGCGAGGGCACCTACTGGCTGGCGCAGATCCTGGAGCGCATGGTCGAGGGCAGGGGCACGGAAGAGGATATCGACACGCTGCTCGACATCTGCGACAACATCCTCGGCCGCTCGTTCTGCGCGCTCGGTGACGGTGCGACGAGCCCCATCACCAGCGCCATCAAGTACTTCCGCGACGAGTTCGTCGAACTGTGTGAGAAGAACCGGGCGCGCTCGCCCGAATTGGTGGGAGCATCATGA